In Populus alba chromosome 1, ASM523922v2, whole genome shotgun sequence, a single window of DNA contains:
- the LOC118040237 gene encoding NAC domain-containing protein 104: protein MGSSTVNLPPGFRFCPSDEELVVHFLHRKAALLPCHPDVIPDLGLYPYDPWQLDGKALSEGKQRYFYSRRTQNKITSNGCWKPMAGRGEELVLASDSNKTVGTKKYFLFYTADGIRTNWVMEEYRLSGFGTSASTKTRNRRKQDYSKWVICRVYERDLDEDDGGTDQLSCLDEVFLSLDDLDEISLPK from the exons ATGGGTAGCAGCACTGTTAATCTTCCTCCTGGTTTTCGGTTTTGCCCTAGTGATGAAGAGCTTGTAGTGCATTTTCTTCATCGCAAAGCAGCTCTTTTACCTTGCCATCCAGATGTGATCCCTGATCTTGGTCTTTATCCTTATGATCCATGGCAACTTGATG GCAAAGCTCTGTCCGAGGGTAAACAACGCTATTTCTACAGCAGAAGGACACAAAACAAGATTACCAGCAATGGATGCTGGAAGCCGATGGCCGGCCGTGGCGAAGAGCTTGTGCTTGCAAGTGACAGCAACAAAACAGTAGGAACGAAGAAGTATTTTCTGTTTTATACAGCTGATGGTATAAGAACTAACTGGGTAATGGAGGAGTACAGGCTATCAGGATTTGGCACTTCTGCCTCTACTAAAACAAGAAACCGGCGAAAACAA GATTATAGTAAATGGGTTATTTGTCGAGTCTACGAGCGAGATCTTGACGAGGACGACGGTGGAACAGATCAGCTCTCATGTCTAGATGAAGTTTTTCTATCTTTGGACGATCTTGATGAAATAAGTTTGccaaaataa